One window of the Glycocaulis alkaliphilus genome contains the following:
- a CDS encoding ArnT family glycosyltransferase, translated as MTPTSLSARPDTIMTLLQASLTDLTTRRLVLAAGLFGLLLLAARITGLIVNPSSLYADETQYWVWSRDLDWGYFSKPPLIAWIIAATTAVFGDSDWAIRLAAPLLHTATALLLALSADRLFGRAVAAWTFIAWITLPSVWLSAAVISTDAVLLTCWALALYGFVRLREGAGWSAIVLLGAGFGFGMLAKYAMGYFAAGLALAAILDPVSRRALVRPRLLVAGALALLIMAPNLIWNWRNDFATVSHTAANANWRGDMFNPGEAITFLIDQMGVFGPAFFVALVAAFIVLVRQWRKGSADPRLIILACFCVPAILVVTGQAFLSRAHANWAASAYAAATIIVVAVLLQGPRWRRWVLIGSVALHTLVGVSFATLAMSPALTEQVGLANAFKRVRGWPETATALAEIVERTGVETLVFDNRNDFHQMQRYGGAINAEFFMWMRYAGITNHAEQGWALPAGYDGPVLIASERPMEVPVMAFDFASLERAGDIRIDLGGGRERHYQLFIAEGYRPVVRTDQFEDAVRLSRQARDTALQ; from the coding sequence ATGACCCCGACGTCACTGTCTGCCCGGCCCGACACAATAATGACCCTGCTGCAAGCCTCCCTCACCGATCTGACAACGCGAAGGCTGGTCCTGGCGGCGGGCCTGTTCGGCTTGCTGCTTCTGGCCGCGCGCATAACCGGGCTGATCGTCAATCCCTCCAGCCTCTATGCCGACGAGACGCAATACTGGGTGTGGTCGCGCGATCTGGACTGGGGCTATTTCTCCAAACCGCCGCTGATCGCCTGGATCATCGCTGCCACCACCGCTGTGTTCGGTGATTCGGACTGGGCGATCCGGCTCGCCGCACCGCTGCTGCATACCGCAACCGCGCTGCTGCTGGCGCTCAGCGCTGACCGGCTGTTTGGCCGGGCCGTAGCCGCATGGACCTTCATTGCCTGGATCACCCTGCCCTCGGTCTGGCTGTCGGCGGCGGTCATTTCCACCGATGCGGTATTGCTGACCTGCTGGGCGCTGGCGCTTTACGGATTTGTCCGCCTGCGCGAAGGGGCGGGGTGGAGCGCTATTGTCCTGCTGGGCGCCGGGTTCGGTTTTGGCATGCTGGCAAAATACGCCATGGGCTATTTCGCGGCCGGGCTGGCGCTGGCGGCTATTCTCGACCCGGTCTCGCGCCGCGCGCTTGTCCGGCCGCGCCTGCTGGTGGCGGGCGCACTGGCCCTGCTCATCATGGCACCAAACCTCATCTGGAACTGGCGCAACGACTTTGCGACCGTCTCCCACACGGCGGCCAATGCCAACTGGCGCGGGGATATGTTCAATCCCGGCGAGGCCATCACCTTCCTGATTGACCAGATGGGCGTGTTTGGCCCCGCCTTCTTCGTCGCGCTGGTGGCAGCATTCATTGTGCTGGTGCGCCAGTGGCGCAAGGGCAGCGCCGACCCGCGCCTGATCATACTGGCCTGTTTCTGCGTGCCCGCCATTCTGGTCGTGACGGGGCAGGCCTTCTTGAGCCGCGCCCACGCCAACTGGGCGGCCAGCGCCTATGCCGCCGCCACCATCATCGTCGTGGCCGTATTGCTGCAGGGTCCGCGCTGGCGGCGCTGGGTACTGATCGGCTCGGTTGCGCTGCACACACTTGTCGGCGTGAGCTTCGCCACGCTCGCCATGAGTCCGGCCCTGACCGAGCAGGTGGGCCTTGCCAACGCGTTCAAGCGCGTGCGCGGCTGGCCGGAAACCGCAACCGCCCTGGCAGAGATTGTGGAGCGCACGGGCGTCGAGACGCTCGTTTTCGATAACCGCAATGATTTCCACCAGATGCAACGCTATGGCGGAGCCATCAATGCAGAATTTTTCATGTGGATGCGCTATGCCGGCATCACCAATCACGCCGAACAGGGCTGGGCCCTGCCTGCAGGCTATGACGGCCCGGTCCTGATCGCATCGGAGCGGCCCATGGAAGTGCCGGTCATGGCGTTCGACTTTGCAAGCCTGGAGCGCGCCGGCGATATCCGCATTGATCTGGGCGGCGGGCGCGAGCGCCACTACCAGCTCTTCATCGCAGAAGGCTACCGGCCCGTTGTCAGGACCGACCAGTTCGAGGATGCGGTCCGCCTGTCACGTCAGGCGCGCGACACGGCCCTTCAGTAA
- a CDS encoding MarC family protein — protein MPAIDLALLSAAFVTFFVVIDPIGVMPIFAGLTQGTSAAHRRKMAIKSVLIATIILLGFAYGGEWLLSALGVSLDAFRAAGGVLLFLLALDMIFEKRTERREDRAGKLHGEGEHAPEDISVFPMAIPMLAGPGAIASIMLYMSGSGGDWATQGVVLAAMAANLIVCLVLFLAAGPLMRVMGDTVAAMITRILGVILAALAAQFIFDGIAGALLG, from the coding sequence TTTCGTGGTGATCGATCCGATCGGCGTGATGCCGATCTTTGCAGGGCTGACCCAAGGCACCAGCGCGGCGCACCGGCGCAAGATGGCCATCAAATCGGTTCTGATCGCCACCATCATCCTGCTGGGCTTTGCCTATGGCGGGGAATGGCTGCTCTCCGCGCTGGGGGTGAGCCTTGATGCGTTCCGCGCGGCGGGCGGCGTGCTGCTCTTCCTGCTGGCGCTCGACATGATCTTTGAAAAGCGCACCGAGCGGCGCGAGGACCGGGCCGGAAAACTGCACGGCGAGGGCGAGCACGCGCCGGAGGATATCTCCGTTTTCCCCATGGCTATCCCCATGCTGGCGGGCCCCGGCGCGATTGCCTCCATCATGCTCTACATGTCCGGCTCTGGCGGGGACTGGGCAACGCAAGGCGTCGTTCTGGCGGCGATGGCGGCCAATCTCATCGTGTGTCTGGTGCTGTTTCTGGCCGCCGGTCCGCTCATGCGCGTGATGGGGGATACAGTCGCGGCGATGATCACGCGTATCCTCGGGGTGATCCTGGCCGCTCTGGCCGCCCAGTTCATCTTTGACGGGATCGCAGGCGCCTTGCTGGGCTGA
- a CDS encoding agmatine deiminase family protein, giving the protein MTANLHIPHETVPQSVIHTCWPADGDLWEENLAPARAEFASFVSHLVRGGQAVAVHAANEETARDVRARLGQTVEVVRNPYGDVWVRDTGPVFAVSNGQLKAVRFRFNGWGGKYELDGDQQIGLAVAALAGATLKEIDLVCEGGALEFDGEGTLLTTRQCLLNANRNPGLGEAQVEDRLKEALGISTVIWLDEGLIGDHTDGHVDNIARFIAPGIVACQSASGSDDPNAKIFDAIARQLESAADAKGRKLKVVRIPSPGRVVDEEGEPKAASHMNWVISPKTVVVPSFNTHADAALEVLKPYFALHTLAASPSSHILSGGGSFHCVTCNQPRV; this is encoded by the coding sequence ATGACCGCCAATCTTCACATCCCCCACGAGACCGTGCCGCAGAGCGTGATCCACACCTGCTGGCCCGCGGACGGCGATCTGTGGGAGGAAAACCTCGCCCCCGCCCGCGCCGAATTTGCCAGCTTTGTCAGCCATCTGGTGCGCGGCGGCCAGGCCGTCGCCGTGCATGCGGCCAATGAGGAAACGGCCCGCGATGTCCGCGCCCGTCTGGGGCAGACCGTCGAGGTGGTGCGCAATCCTTACGGCGATGTCTGGGTGCGTGATACCGGGCCAGTGTTCGCGGTGTCGAACGGCCAGCTGAAGGCAGTGCGTTTCCGCTTCAATGGCTGGGGCGGCAAGTATGAGCTCGATGGCGACCAGCAGATCGGTCTTGCCGTCGCCGCGCTGGCGGGAGCCACGCTGAAAGAGATCGATCTGGTGTGCGAGGGCGGCGCGCTGGAGTTTGATGGCGAGGGCACGCTTCTCACCACGCGCCAGTGCCTGCTGAACGCTAACCGCAATCCGGGTCTTGGCGAAGCGCAGGTGGAGGACCGCCTCAAAGAGGCGCTGGGGATCAGCACCGTCATCTGGCTCGATGAAGGCCTCATTGGCGATCATACAGACGGTCATGTCGACAATATCGCCCGCTTCATCGCGCCCGGCATCGTCGCCTGCCAGAGCGCCAGCGGCAGCGATGACCCCAATGCAAAAATCTTTGATGCCATCGCCCGGCAGCTGGAAAGCGCAGCCGATGCGAAGGGGCGCAAGCTGAAAGTGGTGCGCATTCCCTCGCCGGGGCGGGTTGTGGACGAGGAGGGCGAGCCAAAGGCCGCCTCTCACATGAACTGGGTGATTTCGCCGAAAACCGTTGTAGTTCCATCGTTTAACACGCACGCCGATGCGGCGTTAGAGGTTTTGAAACCTTACTTTGCGTTGCACACTCTTGCGGCCAGCCCGTCTTCGCATATCCTGTCTGGCGGCGGGTCCTTTCATTGTGTGACGTGCAACCAGCCGCGGGTCTGA
- a CDS encoding TonB-dependent receptor, whose protein sequence is MKLFKKLAYGASVAALAAMAPVAAVHAQQTASQVRGTVVDQTGAPVGNASVTIIHIPTSTVSVASTSANGNFAASGLRVGGPYRITVDAPGYEGDLVDNLSLAPGANPPIRASLRLIENVETIVVSGTAGQSISLNNGAGSSFNAQDILNQPSFNRDLISTLVRDPLANSTGAIGNLSVAGTNPRFNAFVIDGISQSDDFGLSTSTYATNRSPLSLDTVEAVSVVATDYSVFTSGFTGGLVNVVTRGGTNEFSGTLSYYRSGDDYQSNTAFGRYIPSDAFTEEEYGFTLGGPIIRDRLFFFVGYENFETARPVAPSNVDAGQGYQPGFHEALRGLIQSGLGVDVGPRPDVATIPVTAERYFARIDWNITDDHRLTLSYQDVQETDTNTSNGNNFSSVWYDTPRQVTAYNAHLYSNWTSNFSTTLRIGYKEANPGQNCRGGEVGEIRVVLTPENVAGTPLEGLVNIPAGGSRTILGGCDRSRAYNEFSDERLVVYGQGDYIWGDHVISFGGEYNNYAFYNLFLQDGRGQFNFQGANAVNDIATGTANVVFRSAPSGNAVDAATFVDYTTWSAFVQDQWQMTPDLELTFGLRYQRFEDNLGLPDRPDFDLAYGAANRRSLDGLDILMPRFGFRWDALSRTTVSGGFGLFAGGDPNVWFGNNYLPQNFSVSGLFTGVDPRNVPQPLLDQVAASDLTTPAPVDVISPSFDVPSTWRGNVTVQHEFDLDFGGFNLGRDYLIEVQALYGSIHRGYSWRNLAQTERGLPVGVAPDGRPVYTNILAYNQQAGENIQNAIELYNVNDGDSWVYSVSLANEFDNGLGFYVSYAYQDVDMIASGASSVSVSNFHNQLSVDRNNQTAGRSVFETRHSFGINLSYEAELFGDLRSRFDVFGNIRSGQPVSYTFSVNQLNPLFGLDSVQSPSSTDLLYIPLESDPNVVYAPGFDQAVFNQFVADAGLTRGQIVDRNSANAPWQQLWNLRFQQDLPFASFGVERFRNNRATFVIDIENFPNLLNNEWGRSYNSRGGNFGNLPVVTADLVRTGDPTFRRLNSRASATPSNANPASLVYDANFDPAIVCATAGACQYRYNSFNPNQTTGVESVGNSLYKIRLGLRYEF, encoded by the coding sequence ATGAAACTCTTCAAGAAGCTCGCTTATGGCGCTTCTGTGGCCGCGCTCGCCGCGATGGCCCCGGTAGCCGCCGTGCATGCCCAGCAGACCGCCTCGCAGGTGCGCGGCACTGTTGTGGATCAAACTGGCGCGCCGGTTGGCAATGCGTCGGTGACGATCATCCACATTCCGACTTCCACCGTGTCGGTTGCCTCCACCAGCGCCAACGGCAACTTTGCCGCGTCCGGCCTGCGCGTGGGTGGCCCCTACCGCATCACGGTCGACGCGCCCGGTTATGAAGGCGATCTGGTCGACAATCTGAGCCTCGCGCCGGGCGCCAACCCGCCGATCCGCGCCTCGCTGCGCCTGATTGAGAACGTCGAGACCATCGTTGTCTCCGGTACGGCCGGCCAGTCGATCAGCCTCAATAACGGTGCCGGCTCGTCCTTCAACGCCCAGGACATCCTCAACCAGCCGTCCTTCAACCGTGACCTGATCAGCACGCTGGTGCGCGATCCGCTTGCCAACTCCACCGGCGCGATCGGTAACCTGTCTGTTGCCGGTACCAACCCGCGCTTCAACGCGTTCGTGATCGACGGCATCAGCCAGTCCGACGATTTTGGTCTTAGCACGTCTACCTACGCGACCAACCGCTCGCCGCTCTCGCTCGACACGGTCGAGGCGGTCTCCGTTGTGGCAACCGATTATTCGGTGTTCACGAGCGGCTTCACCGGCGGTCTGGTGAACGTCGTTACCCGCGGCGGTACCAACGAATTCTCCGGTACGCTGTCCTACTACCGGTCAGGCGATGACTATCAGTCGAACACCGCGTTCGGCCGCTACATCCCGTCCGACGCGTTCACCGAGGAAGAATACGGCTTCACGCTGGGTGGCCCGATCATCCGTGACCGCCTGTTCTTCTTTGTGGGCTACGAAAACTTCGAAACGGCCCGTCCTGTTGCCCCGAGCAATGTTGACGCCGGTCAGGGCTACCAGCCCGGCTTCCACGAAGCGCTTCGCGGCCTGATCCAGAGCGGCCTTGGCGTTGATGTTGGCCCGCGTCCCGACGTGGCGACCATCCCGGTAACGGCTGAGCGCTACTTCGCGCGCATCGACTGGAACATCACGGACGACCACCGCCTGACCCTGTCCTACCAGGACGTTCAGGAAACGGACACCAACACCAGCAACGGCAACAATTTCAGCTCGGTCTGGTATGACACGCCGCGTCAGGTGACGGCCTACAACGCTCACCTGTATTCCAACTGGACCAGCAATTTCTCCACGACCCTGCGCATTGGCTACAAGGAAGCCAATCCCGGCCAGAACTGCCGGGGTGGTGAAGTTGGTGAGATCCGCGTCGTGCTTACGCCGGAGAACGTCGCCGGCACGCCGCTGGAAGGCCTTGTGAACATCCCCGCCGGCGGCTCGCGCACCATTCTGGGTGGCTGTGACCGTTCACGCGCCTACAACGAGTTCAGCGATGAACGCCTCGTTGTTTATGGCCAGGGTGACTATATCTGGGGCGATCACGTCATCAGCTTCGGCGGCGAGTACAACAACTACGCCTTCTACAACCTCTTCCTGCAGGACGGCCGTGGTCAGTTCAACTTCCAGGGTGCCAACGCGGTCAACGACATTGCGACGGGTACTGCCAACGTCGTGTTCCGTAGCGCTCCGTCCGGGAATGCGGTCGATGCGGCCACGTTCGTTGACTACACCACCTGGTCAGCCTTTGTTCAGGACCAGTGGCAGATGACGCCGGACCTGGAGCTGACTTTCGGTCTGCGTTATCAGCGCTTTGAAGACAATCTCGGCCTGCCGGACCGTCCTGATTTCGATCTGGCCTATGGCGCTGCCAACCGCCGCAGCCTTGACGGTCTCGACATTCTGATGCCGCGCTTCGGCTTCCGCTGGGATGCGCTGAGCCGCACCACCGTGTCAGGTGGCTTCGGTCTCTTCGCCGGTGGTGACCCCAATGTGTGGTTCGGCAATAACTACCTGCCGCAGAACTTCTCGGTGTCCGGCCTGTTCACGGGTGTTGACCCGCGCAACGTGCCGCAACCCCTTCTCGACCAGGTGGCTGCTTCTGACCTGACCACGCCGGCTCCGGTTGATGTCATCAGCCCGAGCTTCGATGTCCCGTCGACCTGGCGTGGCAACGTGACCGTTCAGCACGAGTTTGACCTTGATTTCGGTGGCTTCAATCTTGGCCGCGACTATCTGATCGAGGTTCAGGCGCTTTATGGCAGCATCCACCGTGGCTATTCTTGGCGGAATCTGGCCCAGACCGAGCGTGGACTGCCCGTAGGCGTCGCGCCTGACGGCCGTCCGGTCTACACCAATATTCTTGCCTATAACCAGCAGGCTGGCGAGAATATCCAGAACGCCATCGAGCTTTACAACGTCAATGACGGCGACAGCTGGGTCTACTCGGTTTCGCTGGCGAACGAGTTCGACAACGGCCTGGGCTTCTATGTGTCCTATGCCTACCAGGATGTGGACATGATTGCGTCCGGCGCGTCGTCTGTGTCGGTGTCGAACTTCCACAACCAGCTGTCGGTTGACCGTAACAACCAGACTGCAGGCCGTTCGGTCTTTGAAACCCGTCACTCGTTCGGCATCAACCTGTCGTATGAGGCTGAGCTCTTCGGTGATCTGCGCTCACGTTTTGACGTGTTCGGCAATATCCGCTCGGGCCAGCCGGTCAGCTACACCTTCTCGGTGAACCAGCTGAACCCGCTCTTCGGTCTGGACTCGGTCCAGTCGCCTTCAAGCACCGATCTGCTCTACATCCCGCTGGAAAGCGACCCGAACGTGGTCTACGCCCCCGGCTTCGACCAGGCGGTGTTCAACCAGTTCGTGGCGGATGCCGGTCTGACCCGTGGCCAGATCGTTGACCGTAACTCGGCCAACGCACCCTGGCAGCAGCTGTGGAACCTGCGCTTCCAGCAGGATCTGCCGTTTGCTTCCTTCGGCGTTGAGCGTTTCCGGAATAATCGTGCGACCTTCGTGATCGATATCGAGAACTTCCCGAACCTGCTCAACAATGAATGGGGCCGCAGCTACAACTCCCGCGGCGGCAATTTCGGCAACCTGCCGGTTGTGACGGCTGACCTGGTTCGTACCGGTGATCCGACCTTCCGCCGCCTGAACTCGCGTGCGTCGGCTACGCCTAGCAACGCCAATCCGGCATCGCTCGTTTACGATGCGAACTTTGATCCGGCGATCGTCTGCGCTACGGCCGGAGCTTGCCAATACCGTTACAACAGCTTCAACCCGAACCAGACGACCGGTGTTGAGAGTGTTGGTAACTCTCTCTACAAAATCCGTCTGGGCCTGCGCTACGAGTTCTAG
- a CDS encoding carbon-nitrogen hydrolase family protein, whose product MTDTRRSAKLTVRNATLADVPEILALQDRAYPNLPPDLPGMIRGQIQAFPEGQFLVEYEGDVVGWCATFIISEELAMSPHTWAEITGNGYAARHDEDGEWLYGMEVAVDPTRRRLRIGQRLYNARKQLCQAWGLKGVVFGGRLPGYKRRRKAYPTPEEYLAAIEAREVKDSVSNFQMRMGFEPVGVLKNYYPEDTDSLGHASLMVWRNPKFVEAPSGGKRPDPQTVRVAAVQFMARAVESTREFERNVEYFVDVCSDYRADFCVFPEMFTVALLSLEKRRLSPQESIAALSRHTPRFLEFMSQLAVRYNINIVGGSHPTETDDGEIQNVAYVFLRDGSVHAQEKIHPTPNERFWWNIKGGDFVHAIPTDCGPIGVLICYDSEFPELARRLADEGARILFVPYATDDRTGHLRVRYCSQARAIENQFYVVTAGNVGNLPDVENMDVNYAQSAILTPCDFPFARDGIAAETSENVETIAVADLRLDDLAESRRSGTVRNLRDRRFDLYRIVWNDGPGSGRS is encoded by the coding sequence ATGACCGATACCCGCCGCAGCGCGAAACTGACCGTACGTAATGCCACGCTGGCCGATGTGCCGGAGATTCTGGCGCTTCAGGACCGGGCCTATCCCAACCTGCCGCCAGACCTGCCCGGCATGATACGCGGCCAGATACAGGCCTTTCCCGAAGGCCAGTTTCTCGTGGAATATGAAGGCGATGTGGTCGGCTGGTGTGCGACCTTCATCATCAGCGAAGAGCTGGCGATGAGCCCGCATACATGGGCGGAGATCACCGGCAATGGCTATGCGGCGCGCCATGACGAGGATGGAGAATGGCTCTACGGCATGGAGGTGGCGGTTGATCCGACACGCCGCCGTCTGCGCATTGGCCAGCGCCTCTACAATGCCAGAAAACAGCTCTGCCAGGCCTGGGGGCTGAAGGGCGTTGTCTTTGGCGGGCGGCTGCCCGGCTATAAGCGCCGCCGCAAGGCCTACCCCACGCCGGAAGAGTATCTGGCCGCCATCGAGGCTCGCGAGGTGAAGGATTCGGTCTCCAACTTCCAGATGCGCATGGGCTTTGAGCCGGTGGGCGTTCTGAAGAACTACTACCCCGAAGATACTGATTCTCTTGGCCATGCCTCGCTGATGGTGTGGCGTAATCCCAAATTCGTTGAAGCGCCGTCCGGCGGCAAACGCCCAGACCCGCAGACCGTGCGCGTGGCGGCTGTCCAGTTCATGGCCCGCGCGGTTGAAAGCACGCGCGAGTTCGAGCGCAATGTGGAATATTTCGTCGATGTCTGTTCGGATTACCGGGCCGATTTCTGCGTCTTCCCGGAAATGTTCACCGTGGCGCTGCTATCGCTCGAAAAACGGCGCCTCTCGCCGCAGGAATCCATCGCCGCCCTGTCGCGCCATACGCCGCGCTTCCTGGAGTTCATGAGCCAGCTGGCTGTGCGCTACAACATTAATATCGTTGGCGGTTCTCACCCGACAGAGACCGATGATGGCGAGATCCAGAACGTCGCTTACGTCTTCCTGCGCGATGGCTCGGTGCACGCGCAGGAGAAGATCCACCCGACGCCGAACGAGCGCTTCTGGTGGAATATCAAGGGCGGCGATTTCGTCCACGCCATCCCGACAGACTGCGGGCCGATTGGCGTACTCATCTGTTATGACAGCGAATTTCCAGAGCTGGCCCGCCGCCTGGCCGATGAGGGCGCGCGCATATTGTTCGTGCCTTACGCCACCGATGACCGTACCGGCCATTTGCGGGTGCGCTATTGCTCGCAGGCGCGCGCCATCGAGAACCAGTTTTACGTAGTCACAGCAGGCAATGTCGGCAATCTGCCGGACGTTGAAAACATGGATGTCAACTACGCCCAGAGCGCCATTCTGACGCCGTGCGACTTTCCGTTTGCGCGCGATGGCATCGCGGCGGAAACTTCTGAAAATGTTGAGACAATCGCGGTGGCCGATCTGCGCCTCGATGATCTGGCCGAGAGCCGGCGCTCCGGCACGGTGCGCAATCTGCGCGACCGGCGCTTTGATCTATACCGCATTGTGTGGAATGACGGGCCCGGTTCAGGGCGCAGCTAA
- a CDS encoding serine hydrolase domain-containing protein, which translates to MRYTAYAFAALAMAAASSAAPPVPYLRALTASALASADDAPSSEASLTMEQADALIAAAEARREAAGVSEMRDGGEAVYVLADAGAAAGMGLDAAPVLPERHLPERRPGADEAGAAQTEGETIYRIAPVSGVEAEAPFIASAPELDAEAALAEAAAIAESLDMAYVNDGYTVPVAVPADGGQFVWEITPERLLPTLVDEAETLAQISNPREPRVSLYSNLAYLDDVIVRLNQAASSRRVVGLAVAIIEQGRPALIYTSGETAAGSGEPITPRTVFRAASLTKTMTGVLLAHLEHEGRIRLDDPAPETIRVNNSRQPTVLDLVSHRTGLPRNAYDNRLEEGRTIDSILTDTALLDPVCAVGECYTYQNIVFSGAAEVVRSATGSSYERNVRRRLFDRYGMTTAGFTERDLTRSASWARPHRGWARRTDTAGSPASNYDAVAPAAAAVVSLEDLMAWAQAHISETGGIPAEIRERIFTPYVATPRETQGLNRRFPGRVQETHYGLGWRIYRWGDRTLIAHSGYLSGYGAQIVMEPATGFAYIALWNADASAPWRLWPTVMDLRTGDGPGDWLDQLNED; encoded by the coding sequence ATGCGCTATACGGCCTATGCTTTTGCCGCGCTTGCCATGGCGGCCGCATCCAGTGCGGCGCCGCCTGTGCCGTACTTGCGTGCGCTGACGGCCAGCGCACTCGCATCTGCCGATGATGCACCGTCCTCTGAAGCCAGCCTGACCATGGAGCAGGCCGACGCGCTGATCGCCGCTGCCGAGGCGCGGCGCGAGGCTGCAGGCGTGTCTGAAATGCGCGATGGCGGCGAGGCAGTCTATGTCCTGGCCGATGCCGGCGCAGCGGCAGGCATGGGGCTGGACGCCGCGCCTGTGCTGCCGGAACGTCACCTGCCAGAACGCCGCCCCGGCGCGGACGAGGCCGGGGCTGCACAGACCGAGGGCGAAACCATCTACCGTATCGCGCCGGTGTCGGGCGTGGAGGCAGAGGCCCCATTCATCGCCAGCGCGCCGGAGCTGGACGCGGAAGCGGCGCTGGCCGAAGCTGCGGCCATCGCGGAATCGCTCGACATGGCCTATGTCAACGACGGCTACACGGTGCCGGTGGCGGTGCCCGCCGATGGCGGCCAGTTCGTCTGGGAGATCACGCCTGAGCGTCTCTTGCCGACCCTGGTGGATGAGGCCGAGACGCTGGCCCAGATCAGCAATCCGCGCGAACCGCGCGTCTCGCTCTATTCCAACCTTGCCTATCTGGACGATGTGATCGTGCGGCTCAATCAGGCGGCCAGTTCACGGCGCGTGGTCGGTCTGGCTGTCGCCATTATCGAGCAGGGCCGCCCGGCGCTTATCTATACCTCTGGCGAGACAGCGGCCGGGTCGGGTGAGCCCATCACGCCGCGCACCGTGTTCCGTGCCGCCTCGCTGACCAAGACGATGACCGGCGTATTGCTGGCCCATCTTGAGCATGAGGGCCGCATCCGGCTGGATGATCCGGCACCGGAGACGATCCGCGTCAACAATTCCCGCCAGCCGACCGTGCTGGATCTGGTGTCGCACCGCACCGGCCTGCCACGCAACGCCTATGACAACCGGCTGGAGGAGGGGCGCACCATCGACTCCATCCTCACCGACACGGCCCTGCTGGATCCGGTCTGCGCTGTTGGCGAGTGCTACACCTATCAGAACATTGTGTTTTCAGGCGCCGCCGAAGTGGTGCGCTCGGCGACGGGCTCCAGCTATGAGCGCAATGTGCGCCGCCGGCTGTTTGACCGCTACGGCATGACGACGGCCGGTTTTACCGAACGCGACCTGACGCGCTCTGCCAGCTGGGCCCGGCCCCATCGTGGCTGGGCACGCCGTACGGACACGGCCGGCAGCCCGGCCAGCAATTATGATGCGGTGGCGCCGGCTGCGGCGGCTGTCGTATCGCTGGAAGACCTGATGGCCTGGGCACAGGCGCATATCTCGGAGACGGGCGGTATACCGGCCGAAATCCGCGAGCGCATTTTCACGCCTTACGTGGCCACCCCGCGGGAAACCCAAGGCCTGAACCGGCGCTTCCCGGGGCGGGTGCAGGAGACCCATTACGGGCTGGGCTGGCGCATTTACCGCTGGGGGGACCGCACCCTCATCGCCCATTCGGGCTATTTGTCGGGCTATGGCGCGCAGATAGTCATGGAACCGGCGACCGGATTTGCCTACATAGCGCTGTGGAATGCCGATGCCAGCGCCCCGTGGCGGCTCTGGCCGACGGTGATGGATCTGCGCACGGGCGACGGGCCGGGCGACTGGCTCGACCAGCTTAACGAGGACTGA
- the aguB gene encoding N-carbamoylputrescine amidase, whose protein sequence is MTNETITLGVLQGAFGEDMHANIETVKGLVREAAGKGAQVILPPELFQGPYFCTSQEERWFGTAFPALEHPCVTALQPLAAELGVVIPVSIFERDGPRYYNSMVMLDADGKALGTYRKSHIPDGPGYQEKYYFRPGDTGFKVWNTRHGRVGVGICWDQWFPETARAMALLGAEVLLYPTAIGSEPHDDSLDTAARWRRAMQGHAVSNVMPIAAANRVGDENGQVFYGTSFICDHTGEVVSELDRTEQGVAVARFDRAFLDRHRAAWGFFRDRRTDLYGPHFS, encoded by the coding sequence TTGACCAACGAGACGATTACGCTGGGCGTGCTGCAAGGCGCGTTCGGTGAAGACATGCATGCCAACATCGAAACGGTGAAGGGCCTCGTGCGCGAGGCGGCGGGCAAGGGCGCGCAAGTGATCCTGCCGCCCGAACTCTTTCAGGGGCCGTATTTCTGCACCAGCCAGGAAGAGCGCTGGTTTGGCACCGCCTTTCCCGCGCTGGAGCATCCGTGCGTGACCGCGCTGCAGCCGCTGGCTGCCGAGCTGGGGGTAGTGATCCCGGTGTCCATCTTCGAGCGCGACGGTCCGCGCTACTATAACTCCATGGTCATGCTGGATGCGGACGGCAAGGCGCTCGGCACCTACCGCAAGAGCCATATCCCCGACGGTCCCGGCTATCAGGAGAAGTATTATTTCCGTCCCGGCGATACCGGCTTCAAGGTGTGGAATACCCGCCATGGCCGCGTCGGCGTTGGCATTTGCTGGGACCAGTGGTTCCCCGAAACCGCGCGTGCCATGGCGCTTCTGGGCGCCGAAGTCTTGCTCTACCCCACCGCCATCGGGTCTGAGCCCCATGATGACAGCCTGGACACGGCGGCGCGCTGGCGCCGGGCCATGCAGGGCCATGCCGTCTCCAACGTGATGCCCATCGCCGCAGCGAACCGGGTGGGCGACGAGAACGGCCAGGTCTTCTACGGGACCAGCTTTATCTGCGATCATACCGGCGAGGTGGTGTCCGAGCTGGACCGGACGGAACAAGGTGTAGCGGTTGCGCGTTTCGACCGTGCCTTCCTTGACCGTCACCGCGCCGCCTGGGGCTTTTTCCGGGATCGGCGCACCGATCTATACGGACCCCATTTTTCATGA